The genomic stretch CCTCGTTCAGGAAAGAGGCTGCACGGACAATGGATCGATCCCCTTCCTGGAAACCGCTTGCCAAGTTGATGTCATCCAAGTTCTTGAGGCGGATCATGAAGCCCGTCACGCGGTGCTTGGCCACAATCTTCGTGAAGTAGGCATCCAGATAGGAACGGTTGAACAAGTTCGTCTGTTCGTCACGATAGGCATGTTCGTTCTTGAGGCCAGCAATGATACTTGCAATACCCACAGCAATACTGGGAGAAATGACGGACACGCCATAGAAGTAGGACTGGACGATCACGGCAGCAGCAAGAGGGGAAAGGTATCCCGCAATAGGGAAACTTTTCATGAAGCCACCCTTGCGACGGCAACGGGCGTACAGAAGAATACCGTCGGTCATAATAATGGCGTTCACAAACAAGTTGATGAAATACCCCACCTTACGGGTATAGTTTCCCTGGGCATCAATTTCGAATGCAATGGGATTAAAGCGGTTTACCACCAGCATGACAACCACAAAGCCCACCAGGAACAACAGGAAAATAAAATGCCTACGGCTGATTTTTCCTTCCAGATGCACAGCCATGAAATAAACCCAGCTAATGCTGATTACACCGTAGGAAAGGAACAGAATGTCGTTGGAGATAAACGCCACTATTCGGGACAGGGTACCCGGCAGGCCATCCACGTAATAGGCAATAGGGTCTAGAAAACAGGAGGCCGCGCAAGTGAGAATCATCGTCATGATCGCAATGTTTTCGCCATTACGGTTACCACGATGTAGACGCCATGCATTTTCCATAAAGAGAATAACAAGCAAGGTCAAGCCGATAAAGTTACCGACAAAAACCATTTTCATGTTAATCAAGTGTTCCATAGGCATTCCCAAGAATTGTTGATAAAATATAACAAAAAAGCTTTAGCATATACTATATTAGGAACATGCGATTCGAAGTTCATCCATTAAACCCGCAGGCACGTATCGTAAAGCTTGCCGCCGCCGCCCTGGAAGACGACGGCCTTGTTCTGTATCCCACCGAGTCCGGCTACGCCATCGGCTGTAATGCAGAATCCCCCAAGGCAATCCACAAGCTCTATGCCCTGAAGAAGCCCATGAAGAAGTTCTTCATGGCCCTCATCATTCCGGACATCCGCTCCGCCACCGACTACGCCCGCGTGGATAACTTCGCCTTCAACATCATGAAGCCCCGCGTTCCCGGACCCTTTACCTTCATCCTTCCGGCAGACCCCCACATCGCCCGCCGCCTGGATGTGAAACGCCCCGAAATCGGCGTCAGAATGCCTACCCACCCCTTCTTCAAGGAACTGTTCCAGCACTTCGACAAGCCCATCCTCAGCACCGCCGCAAAACTCAGCGAAGAAGACATCTACGAGCCCGACGATCTCTGGAAAACCTTCGAGCATTCCGTGGACATGATGGTGGACTGCGGCCCCATCGAAATCCGCCCCACCAACATCATCAGCCTGGTGAACCATCACGAAGTCGAAATCATCCGCGGCGAACTGGATCCGGAGATGTAATCGCTCTACATTTAAACGAAAAAGACCTGCTTTAAGCAGGCCTTTTCGTTTATTCTAAAAAAATCCTAAGATTCTACGGAACTTTCTGGCATTGAAGGACGCACCGCATTGGATCCTTTACCCTTGATGCATCGAATATGCGGATAGCTCTTATAATTATCACTATCGTAGTAAATTCCGCCATCATAATTAGTTCCTGGAGCTGCAAATCTTACCAGCCAATCCCGTGTTTCTCGTTCATCAGAAATCATAAACTCCACATAACCAAAACCATAGTCATAAATAATATCGTAGTAGTGTTTATGTCCTGAAGAAATCATGCCAAAGCCATAGGGATCAACACCGCCTTCGGTATTTTCATCCCATCGCTTTGCATACAAAGCATTACTGATATATGTTCCATCTGTAGCTTCTAGAACATAATTCAGCAACGTCTTCCACTCCGCCATAGTAGGAATATGCCACCCATCAGGACAAACACCTTGTATAGGCCAATCTACTTGATTTCGGTCGTAACCACTGGAGCTGAATCCATTAGCCTGTTCCCACCTATACATACGTCCCAAATGGTTGTACTTGGCGCAGGAATCAATACGGTTTCCCCCCATACAAAAACTACTGTCAATCACATAATTCAAGTTTTCTGCCATCCAGGTTTGATCACCAATAACCACAGTTTTATAGATATTCCCGTCACGTTCATCTACAAGCTCACCGAATTCGCCAGAATAAGGAGACAATGCTTTCGGTTTGCTATAAGTGGGCACTGGAGCAGCCTTAGGAAGCGTCACACTATCGGGAACCTCTATAGGCCACTGATAATAACAGGAAACTGAAACAGCATCCTTTTTATACTTGCGGTCCGAATAATAACCGTCGCCTAAACATTTTTCTCCAGCACAAGCCTTGCCGGTAAATGCATATGAATAATCACAGCTCTGATTCACCACCATAGTGCTAGGAGACTTTGGAGTCCACACCCACGCTTCATCCAAAATAAAACCAAAATAACCATTATCATCACGATAACCGGCATAGAGACCATCTATAGCAACATTTTTAATTTTCCAACCAATAGGACAAACACCTTGTTCGTTCCCTGGAGAACAGGTTGAAGTTGATTTTTCCTGGTAAGCGGCATTCCATGTATAAAGTCGACCATAACGATCACAATTCTTTGAATAATCCAAATAGCACCAGCTGTCTTTTACAGCATAGTTCAGATAAGCATTCATTGAAAGCGTTGTTCCCGAAAGTTTCAGCGGATATTCATGACCATCACGCTTATCCAGCATTTTCATCTTGTTCAAGTCAAACCGCATTTCTTCATTTTCGACAACAACGGAAAATTCAGGAGCAGTCATCGTTCCACTTTGTCTACGCCAGCTACTCGATGAAGATTGAGAAGATCCTCTACTGCTTGAGCTAATTGAAGAACTACTTCCTTTTCCCGAAGACGAAGAACTCTTTGATGAAATACTACTAGAAAGCTTATTGTCTTTGGAATCCGAAGACTTTTGCAAGCCGTGAATGATTTCAATAACCTCTAAGTTTTTCTTATCAATATTTGCAATAATCGTGTCTAACGAGGATTCGTCAACCAAACGATAACGATCATTGTCTTCATCATATTTTTCAACGTTCAAGTATAAGGTGTCTTTGGAAGATGAATCATACACAACCACAGATACCAAATCCCCATTTTTTATTTTGCTATCAAGAACATCCAGAACGGTCCCCTCGCTAATTTCATCATACGATGGAGCAGAAGACGAGTCGGAATTTCCGCTACATGCGTAAAAGATCATTGCAACTGTAAACAGCAGATATTTTTTCATAACAAGCTCCATTACTTGATAAGAATTCTAACAGATCTGGATTTTGTCATTAACACATAAGCACCCGGTTTTTCCACAGATATCACATGAGAACCTCCGGCAATGCGGCCTGACCAAATTTTCTTACCATTCAGATTCACAAGGACAACCATTTCTCCAGACTTGAGTCCACTAACATAGACATTTCTTGCATCCACAGTGACCGTCAAATTCGGTCGTTCAAGTATATTTTTCAGTTTCGGAACAGGATCAATTCCAGTAGGTTTAACATTCTTACCTGAAAGAATAGGATAGCCATCATTTTCTTTCTTTTCATCGTAGGCGAAAGCTTCACCCATCTGCTCTGCAAATTCCTTGGAACGCATTTCCTTTGCAGTCAACCCGTATGGATCATTGTCGTCCTCTTTTAAACGTGCTGTATTTTTTCCGACCGATCCAGCATAGTTGGTTTTTACAATGGTATAAACCACAATGCCGTAACGACGCACTTCACCAACATTATACACGTTTTCGATAAATGCATCCGAGGCTTCAGCGGCAACAATCCCTGCAAGCTTTGGGGTATTATCTGAAGGTCCTGCATACTCAACAACACCTCTATTGAAGCTGTTGGCGATAACAGTTCTTTTTTGAAACATAAGTGATCCAACAATACCTGCGACAGATTCTTTACCACGAATTGTCCCTGTGTTGTAAGTTCTATTTAGAACAGTGTTATACCCGCCTCCAACAATACCTCCAGCGACTTCTCTGCCATAAACAGCGGTGTTATTGTTCCAGCAATTTTCAATTTCACCATATTTAATTTTACCAACAATACCACCAACGACACCACCCTGTATTGATGAGTTTTCAATACCAAAATTTTTAACAGTTCCTTCGTTTACATAACCAAAGAATCCTGCAGTATCGCTTTTAATTACAAGACCACTAACAATGTGTCCACCACCATCAAATACTCCAGAAAATCCTGGGGTAATATAATTGTTCTTGATTGATGTATCCTTGGGAACAAATCCAAGAGGAAGCCAATCATCATCGGAACTAAACGTCACATCAGCGTTCATCTTGTAATGTTTATCCCCATAAAAACTGATATAGACCGAATCCGTAAGAAGCATATTGAGCACCATCAGGTCACTCTTATCTTGCAGCAAGAAGGGACTGTCTTCAGTCCCCTTTCCTTCAAAGGGATTAGCAAGCACTGGATATCCATCATTCACATCGTCTTTATCAGCCTTAAAGAAGGGAGCCAATTTCTCTACAAAGGCAGAACTCTTAAGGGTTTCAACAGGAACACCGGCGGTATCAGACACATCCAAGAATTTCACAATTTTTCCAAAAGCATCATAGTCGCTCAAGTTCGTTTCATAAAACATCTTTTGGAAAACAAGTCCATTTTTATGCATGAATACTTCATTGTAAGTATTAGCACCAACAAGGAGACCTACAGAAGTTGCACTATCAGCATTTACCTCTGCAGCACTGTAAACATAAGCTGCTGTAGCCAAACGGCCGGCAACACCGCCAACAGAATCCACCGCTGAAACAGGACCTCTGTTGAAAGCAATCTTGATGTCTCTTCCGATTCCAGCAATTCCACCTACATAACGCTTGCCTACAATGGTTCCATGATTTTCCGCCCAAATGATTTTTCCGTTTGTGTTGCCAACAATACCACCAACCCAATTATTACCCGAAATATCGCCTCGATTCACCACATTTTTCAATACAACGCCCTTTGTATTGACAGCGATAATACCACCAGCGTAATCGCCATAAGCATCAACGCTCGCCAAGTTTGTACAGTTTTCAAGCACTGCATAATTAGTAGTCTGACCTACTAATCCAGCAGCAACATTTCCAAGGCTGTTCCCTTCCCCTGTGGACCGAACCGAACCTGAAACCTTAATATTCTTCATACGGAAATTTTTCGGCCCCCTTCCTACCACAGCGGCCGCTCCCGATCTAGATGTAATATCCACATTTTCAAGGAACCAGTTACTAATCGTAGCAGAACTATCTATTCGGGCAAAGACTCCGCCCAACGTATCATCACTAATCAAGTTCGAAATTTTGTGGGAATCGCCGTCGTACACGATACGGTCTAAGACTATACCCTTCCAAGGTCTACTATTGGTATACTCAATATCCGCCGTCTGGCGGTAAAAAAAGTTATCCTTATAGACATCCGCAGAAGCATGTTTTCCAAAAGCAAGGAAATCCTTTTCCGTCTCAATA from Fibrobacter sp. UWR4 encodes the following:
- a CDS encoding FISUMP domain-containing protein — encoded protein: MKKYLLFTVAMIFYACSGNSDSSSAPSYDEISEGTVLDVLDSKIKNGDLVSVVVYDSSSKDTLYLNVEKYDEDNDRYRLVDESSLDTIIANIDKKNLEVIEIIHGLQKSSDSKDNKLSSSISSKSSSSSGKGSSSSISSSSRGSSQSSSSSWRRQSGTMTAPEFSVVVENEEMRFDLNKMKMLDKRDGHEYPLKLSGTTLSMNAYLNYAVKDSWCYLDYSKNCDRYGRLYTWNAAYQEKSTSTCSPGNEQGVCPIGWKIKNVAIDGLYAGYRDDNGYFGFILDEAWVWTPKSPSTMVVNQSCDYSYAFTGKACAGEKCLGDGYYSDRKYKKDAVSVSCYYQWPIEVPDSVTLPKAAPVPTYSKPKALSPYSGEFGELVDERDGNIYKTVVIGDQTWMAENLNYVIDSSFCMGGNRIDSCAKYNHLGRMYRWEQANGFSSSGYDRNQVDWPIQGVCPDGWHIPTMAEWKTLLNYVLEATDGTYISNALYAKRWDENTEGGVDPYGFGMISSGHKHYYDIIYDYGFGYVEFMISDERETRDWLVRFAAPGTNYDGGIYYDSDNYKSYPHIRCIKGKGSNAVRPSMPESSVES
- a CDS encoding L-threonylcarbamoyladenylate synthase: MRFEVHPLNPQARIVKLAAAALEDDGLVLYPTESGYAIGCNAESPKAIHKLYALKKPMKKFFMALIIPDIRSATDYARVDNFAFNIMKPRVPGPFTFILPADPHIARRLDVKRPEIGVRMPTHPFFKELFQHFDKPILSTAAKLSEEDIYEPDDLWKTFEHSVDMMVDCGPIEIRPTNIISLVNHHEVEIIRGELDPEM
- a CDS encoding GGDEF domain-containing protein is translated as MEHLINMKMVFVGNFIGLTLLVILFMENAWRLHRGNRNGENIAIMTMILTCAASCFLDPIAYYVDGLPGTLSRIVAFISNDILFLSYGVISISWVYFMAVHLEGKISRRHFIFLLFLVGFVVVMLVVNRFNPIAFEIDAQGNYTRKVGYFINLFVNAIIMTDGILLYARCRRKGGFMKSFPIAGYLSPLAAAVIVQSYFYGVSVISPSIAVGIASIIAGLKNEHAYRDEQTNLFNRSYLDAYFTKIVAKHRVTGFMIRLKNLDDINLASGFQEGDRSIVRAASFLNEAVGDLGVVARFSTDRFVVLLNTQADTIIRVLEDEIRNDFERFNRNNKVVNYAFDMCHVKLKKENSELFLMLNELNQLLK